In a single window of the Melioribacteraceae bacterium genome:
- a CDS encoding PGPGW domain-containing protein, which produces MKTLKQIKRLIVGIIGGTILIIGIILIVLPGPAFIVIPIGLSILATEFLWARNMIHKFKDKLQNFRKKS; this is translated from the coding sequence ATGAAAACACTAAAACAAATTAAAAGATTAATAGTAGGAATAATCGGCGGAACAATTTTGATTATTGGAATAATTTTAATTGTTTTACCGGGACCAGCGTTTATTGTAATTCCAATTGGACTTTCAATACTTGCAACAGAATTTTTATGGGCAAGAAATATGATTCATAAATTTAAAGATAAGCTTCAAAATTTTCGAAAAAAAAGTTGA
- a CDS encoding S9 family peptidase: MRKVFQYILILLLTANYFVFAQSLVYPTSPKIEHIDDYNSVKINDEYRWLEDLNSDLTKQWVENQNNLTESYLSKIPYRDKIKTQLTEIWNYEKYSASSKIGAHYVFSKNDGLQEQSIVYIQKGLDGKPEVFLDPNKLSTDGSVSLAGLTFSKDYKYAGYGISKGGSDWREFYVMSVETKQLTGDIIKWAKFTGLAWYKDGFFYSRYDEPKAGEELKQKNEFQKLYYHKLGTAQSDDKLIIHDKENPKRGWGASVTDDEKFLIISVWEGSSSKNMLWYKNLEENSDIIKISETPDASYDFVENMGYLFYITTNLGAPNNKVVLVDSKNPNKNNWKVIIPESKDVIQAVSLLDNKLFVRYLKDATNVVSVFNLEGKFLYNVELPSIGTVSGFGGKKEDSETFFTFTSFTYPPTIFKYNVKENKSELFRKSDVKFIPENYETKQIFYESKDGTKIPLFIVHKKGLKLDGNNPTLLYAYGGFNISMQPGFSVARIPLLDNGFVYAMACLRGGGEYGEEWHKAGMLHKKQNVFDDFIYAAEYLINNKYTNSQKLAIQGGSNGGLLVGAVINQRPELYKVAFPQVGVMDMLRFHKFTIGWAWVPEYGSSDNPEQFSYLIKYSPLHNIKKDVIYPATMVTTADHDDRVFPAHSFKYTAALQEKVSSKNPALVRIETKVGHGAGTSTSKTIELLTDMYSFMYHNLGINPKF; the protein is encoded by the coding sequence ATGCGTAAGGTTTTTCAATACATATTAATATTGTTATTGACCGCAAACTATTTTGTGTTTGCTCAAAGTTTGGTTTATCCCACTTCTCCTAAAATTGAGCATATAGATGATTATAATAGCGTCAAAATAAATGATGAATACCGTTGGCTCGAGGATCTGAATTCGGATTTAACTAAGCAATGGGTTGAGAATCAAAATAATTTGACAGAAAGCTATTTATCAAAAATACCATACCGAGATAAAATTAAAACTCAATTAACAGAGATTTGGAATTATGAAAAATATTCTGCCTCTTCAAAAATTGGGGCTCATTATGTTTTCTCAAAAAATGATGGACTACAAGAACAAAGTATAGTTTATATTCAAAAAGGATTAGATGGTAAGCCCGAAGTCTTTCTTGATCCAAATAAACTATCAACTGATGGATCTGTGAGTCTTGCTGGTTTAACTTTTTCAAAGGATTATAAATACGCCGGTTACGGAATTTCAAAAGGAGGTTCCGATTGGAGAGAATTTTATGTGATGAGTGTTGAGACAAAACAACTTACCGGCGATATTATTAAGTGGGCAAAATTTACCGGACTCGCCTGGTATAAAGATGGATTTTTTTACAGCAGATATGATGAACCAAAAGCGGGAGAAGAATTAAAACAAAAAAACGAATTTCAGAAATTATACTACCATAAACTTGGTACCGCGCAGTCAGATGATAAATTGATAATCCATGATAAGGAAAACCCGAAGAGAGGCTGGGGAGCTAGTGTAACAGATGATGAAAAGTTTTTAATCATTTCAGTTTGGGAAGGTTCATCATCCAAAAATATGTTATGGTATAAAAATCTTGAAGAAAATTCAGATATTATTAAAATTTCCGAGACACCAGATGCATCTTATGATTTTGTTGAAAATATGGGATATCTATTTTATATAACTACAAATTTGGGCGCGCCAAATAATAAGGTGGTATTAGTTGATTCTAAAAATCCCAATAAAAATAATTGGAAAGTAATTATACCCGAATCAAAAGATGTTATTCAAGCCGTTTCATTGCTCGATAATAAATTATTTGTGCGATATCTTAAAGACGCTACAAATGTGGTTAGCGTTTTCAATTTAGAAGGAAAATTTTTATACAATGTAGAACTGCCCTCAATTGGTACAGTTAGTGGATTTGGTGGGAAGAAAGAGGATTCAGAAACTTTCTTTACCTTTACTTCATTCACGTATCCACCAACTATTTTTAAGTATAACGTGAAGGAAAATAAATCTGAGTTGTTTCGTAAATCGGATGTAAAATTTATCCCGGAGAATTATGAAACAAAACAAATATTTTACGAAAGCAAAGATGGCACTAAAATCCCTCTATTTATTGTGCACAAAAAAGGATTAAAACTGGATGGAAATAATCCAACTTTGTTATACGCTTACGGCGGGTTTAATATATCTATGCAGCCCGGGTTTTCTGTTGCAAGAATTCCATTGCTTGATAATGGATTTGTTTATGCCATGGCTTGCCTGCGTGGCGGCGGCGAATATGGTGAAGAGTGGCACAAAGCCGGGATGCTCCATAAAAAACAAAATGTATTCGACGATTTTATTTATGCCGCTGAATATTTGATAAATAATAAATACACCAATTCACAAAAGTTAGCGATACAGGGAGGATCGAATGGCGGATTGCTGGTTGGAGCGGTTATAAATCAAAGACCGGAACTATATAAAGTAGCATTTCCACAAGTTGGTGTGATGGATATGCTTCGATTTCATAAATTTACTATTGGATGGGCATGGGTTCCCGAGTATGGCTCAAGCGATAACCCGGAACAATTTAGCTATTTAATTAAATACTCCCCTCTTCATAATATAAAAAAGGATGTGATATATCCGGCAACCATGGTAACAACTGCCGATCATGATGACAGAGTATTCCCTGCTCATTCATTTAAATATACTGCGGCACTTCAGGAGAAAGTATCTTCAAAAAATCCTGCCCTTGTAAGAATTGAGACAAAAGTTGGGCATGGCGCTGGTACAAGCACTTCTAAAACTATTGAACTTCTTACCGATATGTATTCGTTTATGTATCATAACTTAGGGATTAATCCTAAGTTCTAA
- a CDS encoding T9SS type A sorting domain-containing protein produces the protein MMKKVLLLLFFVLFTNLTFGQDVVIEGDITGTVNLTTGKTYLLRGLVRVQSGGVLNIEPGTIIFGENATQGSLIVKPGGKIFANGAETNPIVFTSEFTKAGSSRAPSYGDWGGIIILGKAPINVAGGTAKIEGPSDEYGGNDPEDNSGIIRYVRIEYPGIAYSPNNEINGLTLGGVGRGTKLEYIQVSYCGDDSFEWFGGTVNAKYLIAYRGWDDDFDTDFGYNGKLQYLLSVRDPQIADQSQSNGFESDNDGTGSTNNPRTSPTWYNVTLIGPAATKSTQYNALYRRGMHLRRSSQNKINNALVMGWPDGILVDGTNTVADAKSGGMYIKNSIVAGSVLNNFRSTDATFQTEMSTWFTNNGGRAFGENNDIKLIDPFNIANPNPMPQAGSPVFTGGATPPNDGFFDPTATFVGAFGTKNWTEGWSSFKIFTTDIKEDFNNSIPASFELAQNYPNPFNPTTNIKFALPKEGNIKLVVYNMLGQEVAELVNGFKSAGSYSVEWNANNLSTGVYVYRLEANGSVMTKKMMLIK, from the coding sequence ATGATGAAAAAAGTACTATTGTTATTGTTTTTTGTTTTGTTTACTAATTTAACGTTTGGTCAAGATGTTGTTATCGAAGGTGATATTACCGGTACAGTAAATCTCACCACAGGTAAAACATACTTATTAAGAGGATTAGTGAGAGTTCAATCCGGCGGTGTATTAAATATCGAACCTGGTACCATTATCTTTGGTGAGAATGCAACACAGGGTTCGTTAATTGTAAAACCTGGCGGAAAGATATTTGCGAATGGCGCTGAAACAAACCCAATAGTATTTACCTCCGAATTTACAAAAGCAGGCTCAAGCCGAGCGCCATCATATGGCGATTGGGGCGGAATAATAATTTTAGGAAAAGCTCCAATAAATGTTGCCGGTGGAACCGCAAAGATAGAAGGACCATCGGACGAATATGGCGGTAATGATCCGGAAGATAACAGCGGGATAATAAGATATGTAAGAATAGAGTATCCGGGAATAGCTTATTCGCCAAATAATGAAATAAATGGATTAACACTTGGTGGAGTAGGCAGAGGAACAAAATTAGAATATATTCAAGTAAGTTATTGCGGCGATGATTCATTTGAATGGTTTGGCGGCACAGTAAACGCAAAATACTTGATAGCCTACAGAGGCTGGGATGATGATTTTGACACAGACTTCGGATATAATGGAAAATTACAATATTTGTTATCAGTTAGAGATCCACAGATAGCAGATCAATCACAATCGAATGGATTTGAATCAGATAATGATGGAACAGGTTCAACCAACAATCCAAGAACAAGTCCTACCTGGTACAACGTAACATTAATAGGACCGGCAGCGACAAAGAGCACACAGTACAATGCATTGTATAGAAGAGGGATGCATTTAAGAAGATCATCACAGAACAAGATAAACAATGCTTTAGTGATGGGATGGCCAGATGGCATATTGGTAGATGGTACAAATACAGTAGCCGATGCTAAAAGTGGTGGTATGTATATTAAGAACAGTATAGTAGCTGGCTCAGTATTAAATAATTTCAGATCAACAGACGCAACATTTCAAACAGAAATGAGCACTTGGTTTACAAATAATGGCGGTAGAGCTTTTGGTGAAAATAATGACATAAAATTGATTGATCCTTTTAATATCGCAAATCCAAATCCAATGCCTCAGGCCGGTTCACCAGTATTTACAGGTGGAGCAACTCCTCCGAATGATGGTTTCTTTGATCCCACAGCTACATTTGTTGGAGCATTCGGTACAAAGAACTGGACAGAAGGCTGGAGTAGTTTCAAAATTTTCACAACTGATATTAAAGAAGATTTTAATAATTCAATTCCAGCTTCGTTTGAATTAGCTCAGAACTATCCAAATCCTTTCAACCCAACAACTAATATTAAATTTGCACTGCCTAAAGAGGGGAATATAAAATTAGTAGTTTATAATATGCTGGGGCAGGAAGTAGCAGAATTAGTTAATGGATTCAAATCAGCAGGTAGTTATTCGGTTGAATGGAACGCGAATAATTTATCGACCGGTGTTTATGTTTATAGGCTTGAAGCTAACGGTTCAGTAATGACTAAAAAAATGATGTTAATAAAATAA
- a CDS encoding aldehyde dehydrogenase family protein encodes MNRTQCINPANGEILGSVAVDSPSQLSEIIANARNAQRKWSSLHLSEKIKKLKKIRDYIVNNAESIAEIISADNGKTKIDALATEVIPAAMSITYYCKRAKSFLKETNLSAGNILLINKRSRIVRVPYGVVGIISPWNYPFSIPFGEIIKALLAGNAVLLKTATETQMVGMQIKKAIESAQLPENIFSYLNISGKEAGDAFLESGVDKLFFTGSVEVGKYLMKKSAETLTPINLELGGNDAMIVCDDADLERASNGALWAGFSNAGQSCGGVERIYVHSKVYDDFLLLLKQKIENLRLGIGNDYNSDMGCLTTQKQYNLVLEHIEEAKSKGAIVYAESKLPTDKELKNFLPASVLTNVNHDMRLMREETFGPIVGVMKFNSYEEAINLANDSNLGLTGSVWTKSSKLGNEIAQRINAGVITINDHLMSHGLTETPWGGIKESGIGRTHGKIGFDEMTYPKVIVKDILPFVKRNLWWHPYNFNVFAGLNGMLNFLYSKSFSLKVTGLIKLVKLFPRMFRK; translated from the coding sequence ATGAACAGAACACAATGTATCAATCCGGCTAATGGTGAAATATTAGGAAGCGTAGCAGTGGACAGTCCTTCACAATTGAGCGAAATAATAGCAAATGCCAGGAATGCTCAGCGGAAGTGGAGCTCACTTCATCTTTCGGAGAAAATCAAAAAACTAAAGAAAATTAGAGATTATATTGTAAACAATGCTGAATCAATAGCGGAAATTATTTCAGCGGATAATGGAAAGACTAAGATTGATGCACTTGCCACAGAAGTAATTCCGGCGGCAATGTCTATCACATACTATTGTAAAAGAGCTAAAAGTTTTCTTAAAGAGACCAATTTATCTGCAGGCAATATTCTTCTTATAAATAAAAGAAGTAGGATTGTTCGAGTTCCGTACGGAGTAGTTGGAATTATTTCTCCTTGGAACTATCCATTCTCCATTCCTTTTGGAGAGATAATTAAAGCGCTGCTGGCTGGTAATGCCGTACTTCTTAAAACCGCTACTGAAACACAGATGGTAGGGATGCAGATTAAGAAAGCAATTGAATCAGCACAACTACCCGAAAATATTTTTTCATACTTAAATATTTCCGGCAAAGAAGCGGGGGATGCTTTCCTTGAATCTGGGGTAGATAAATTATTCTTTACGGGATCAGTAGAAGTTGGTAAATATCTAATGAAAAAATCAGCAGAGACTCTAACTCCAATCAATTTGGAATTAGGGGGTAATGATGCTATGATAGTTTGTGACGATGCTGATCTAGAGAGGGCATCTAATGGAGCATTATGGGCAGGATTCAGCAACGCTGGTCAATCATGCGGTGGTGTTGAACGTATTTATGTTCATTCAAAAGTCTATGATGATTTTTTATTATTGTTAAAACAAAAAATTGAAAATCTGAGACTCGGAATTGGAAATGATTATAATTCGGATATGGGATGTTTAACTACCCAAAAACAATATAATTTGGTACTTGAGCATATTGAGGAAGCAAAATCGAAAGGGGCAATTGTATATGCAGAGTCAAAACTTCCGACTGATAAAGAACTAAAAAATTTTTTACCTGCTTCAGTTTTAACAAATGTAAACCATGATATGAGGTTAATGCGCGAGGAAACTTTCGGTCCAATAGTTGGGGTTATGAAATTCAATAGTTATGAAGAAGCAATTAATCTGGCTAATGATTCAAATTTGGGGTTAACCGGTTCGGTTTGGACCAAATCGTCCAAACTTGGAAATGAAATTGCACAAAGAATTAATGCCGGTGTAATAACCATCAATGATCACTTAATGAGTCACGGTTTAACGGAAACACCATGGGGCGGCATAAAAGAATCGGGAATTGGGCGCACTCATGGTAAAATTGGTTTTGATGAAATGACTTATCCTAAAGTTATTGTGAAAGACATTCTTCCTTTTGTAAAAAGAAATCTTTGGTGGCATCCTTATAACTTTAATGTTTTTGCCGGATTAAATGGGATGTTAAATTTTTTATATTCAAAATCATTCTCATTAAAAGTAACTGGATTAATCAAACTTGTTAAGTTATTCCCAAGAATGTTCAGGAAATAA
- a CDS encoding TonB family protein: protein MFFAQTGIIKSFYPDGMLRSEISYVNDILDGTALLYHPNGNLSQEKTFSKGIIHGWVREYYDSGLLKEEFYIDRGIKDGTHKIYFENGGLKSIEVFEAGKLVSRNQFKYDPLYKPSIEAFQEGNRQVEVLRRKRSNLICEIDVCPLPIGGMKSIQDILVYPEHALLYGIEGTVLIIAIISETGDVKETKILKGLGLGCDEAADAAVKQTKFLPGQEKGKVVEASVTLNIEFKILDRSLIKNDSKEELKLVISNSAKNTQNEFDRRNFRIECKEQFCPVVIGGYELVYKNLEVLSIARRLKLKGIFEIEGEIDANGFMTDARVLKGLGYGMDEAAVSALMKSKYIPAKKEGNDVPSKVLIYMPFNYEELN, encoded by the coding sequence ATGTTTTTTGCTCAGACTGGTATTATCAAATCATTCTACCCCGATGGAATGCTTCGTTCAGAGATATCATACGTGAATGATATTTTGGATGGAACAGCATTGCTATATCATCCCAATGGAAATCTTTCGCAAGAGAAAACTTTTAGTAAAGGTATTATTCATGGTTGGGTAAGGGAATATTACGACAGCGGATTACTGAAAGAAGAATTTTATATTGACCGTGGTATTAAAGATGGAACTCATAAAATTTATTTTGAAAATGGAGGGCTTAAATCAATTGAAGTCTTTGAAGCCGGGAAATTGGTGAGTAGAAATCAATTTAAATATGATCCACTCTATAAACCTTCAATTGAAGCATTTCAAGAGGGGAATAGACAAGTGGAAGTGTTAAGAAGAAAAAGGAGTAACCTCATTTGTGAAATCGATGTTTGCCCTCTTCCAATTGGAGGAATGAAATCTATTCAAGATATTCTAGTTTATCCTGAGCATGCCCTTCTTTATGGAATAGAAGGTACTGTGCTAATAATTGCTATAATTTCAGAAACCGGTGATGTTAAGGAAACAAAAATTTTGAAGGGTTTGGGATTAGGATGCGATGAAGCGGCTGACGCTGCGGTAAAACAAACTAAATTTCTTCCCGGTCAAGAGAAAGGTAAAGTGGTTGAAGCTAGTGTAACATTAAATATCGAATTTAAAATTTTAGATAGATCCTTAATAAAAAATGATTCAAAAGAGGAATTAAAATTGGTTATTTCCAATTCCGCTAAAAACACTCAGAATGAATTTGATAGAAGAAATTTCCGCATTGAATGTAAAGAACAATTTTGTCCGGTTGTAATTGGTGGATATGAATTAGTTTATAAAAATCTTGAAGTACTCTCAATAGCAAGGCGATTGAAACTAAAGGGGATCTTTGAAATTGAGGGGGAGATTGATGCAAATGGATTTATGACCGACGCGAGAGTTTTGAAAGGATTAGGATACGGGATGGATGAAGCGGCAGTCTCTGCTTTAATGAAATCTAAATATATACCGGCTAAAAAGGAGGGCAATGATGTACCTTCCAAGGTTTTAATTTATATGCCCTTCAATTATGAGGAACTAAATTAA
- a CDS encoding Glu/Leu/Phe/Val dehydrogenase: MASKAFNPFEMAQAQFDKVAEILNLDQGTREILRNPLREYHFSIPVRMDDGSFKVFRGFRVQHNDARGPNKGGIRFHPHETSDTVRALAMWMTWKCAVVNIPLGGGKGGVICDPHNLSMREQEQICRGWARQMAKNVGPINDVPAPDVMTNSQHMLWMLDEFETITGGKYPGFITGKPVGMGGSLGRTEATGYGVIFTVREALKELGLKPEETTASVQGFGNVAQYAIDLYTKLGGKVICVSCWDQKDQCSYSFRRTSGIDLQELLKITDKFGGIDKAKAKQIGYEILDGDAWIEQDVELLLPCALENQIREDNAGKISSKVKMIAEGANGPTTPEADKIIEEKGIFVIPDFLANAGGVTCSYFEQVQCNMNYYWERDEVLSKLDTKMTAAYLAVSELARKRKLYMRDAAYVISINRVAQACKDRGWV; this comes from the coding sequence ATGGCTAGTAAAGCTTTTAATCCTTTCGAAATGGCGCAAGCGCAATTTGATAAGGTAGCAGAAATTTTAAATCTTGATCAGGGGACAAGAGAAATATTAAGAAACCCTCTCCGCGAATATCATTTCAGTATTCCTGTTAGAATGGATGACGGATCATTCAAAGTATTCCGGGGATTTAGAGTACAGCATAATGATGCGCGTGGACCAAATAAAGGTGGAATTCGTTTCCATCCTCATGAAACAAGCGATACAGTTAGGGCTCTAGCTATGTGGATGACCTGGAAATGCGCCGTAGTTAATATTCCGTTAGGTGGCGGCAAAGGAGGAGTAATCTGCGATCCACATAACTTAAGTATGAGAGAGCAGGAACAAATATGCAGAGGGTGGGCACGCCAAATGGCGAAAAATGTTGGACCGATAAATGATGTTCCCGCGCCTGATGTTATGACAAACTCACAACACATGCTTTGGATGTTGGATGAATTTGAGACAATTACAGGTGGTAAGTATCCAGGATTTATAACCGGTAAACCTGTTGGAATGGGAGGTTCATTAGGCAGAACTGAAGCTACAGGTTATGGAGTAATTTTTACAGTTCGTGAGGCATTAAAGGAATTGGGTCTCAAACCGGAAGAAACAACCGCTAGCGTTCAAGGTTTTGGTAATGTTGCACAGTACGCAATTGATTTGTACACTAAACTGGGTGGAAAAGTAATTTGTGTTTCTTGCTGGGACCAAAAAGATCAATGCTCATATTCTTTTAGAAGAACCAGTGGAATTGACTTGCAAGAATTATTGAAAATTACCGATAAATTTGGTGGAATTGATAAGGCAAAGGCAAAACAAATTGGTTATGAAATTTTAGATGGTGACGCATGGATTGAGCAAGATGTTGAATTATTACTCCCTTGCGCACTAGAAAATCAAATAAGAGAAGATAATGCAGGTAAAATTTCCTCAAAAGTTAAAATGATTGCTGAAGGAGCCAATGGACCTACTACTCCTGAAGCCGATAAAATAATAGAGGAGAAAGGAATTTTTGTAATACCAGATTTCCTTGCCAATGCCGGTGGAGTAACCTGCTCATACTTTGAGCAAGTGCAATGCAATATGAATTATTATTGGGAAAGAGATGAAGTGTTAAGTAAGTTGGATACAAAAATGACAGCGGCATATTTAGCTGTTAGTGAATTAGCACGTAAACGAAAATTATATATGCGCGACGCAGCTTATGTAATTTCGATTAATAGAGTAGCTCAGGCATGCAAAGACAGAGGCTGGGTATAA
- a CDS encoding thioredoxin family protein, protein MKDILLLEKFDDGLSYSDYWKQFELKLNSQTIGNLSTVEEEKRNQLKLNFQRSSRITRTYNISESLKNVMDKLEIKQNWILITEDWCGDSAQNVPYIAKIAEYSPKIELRIVSRDQNLDLMDKYLTNGARSIPKLIAFDDQGNELFQWGARPIEAQALVTQLKNEGKTKSEFLEALHLWYGKNRGKNLESEFHEILQKLI, encoded by the coding sequence ATGAAAGACATATTATTATTAGAAAAATTTGATGATGGTTTATCATACTCTGATTACTGGAAACAGTTTGAGTTGAAATTGAATTCACAGACTATAGGAAACTTGAGCACTGTAGAAGAAGAAAAGAGAAACCAGCTCAAATTAAACTTCCAGAGAAGTTCTCGAATTACAAGAACTTATAATATTTCTGAAAGCTTAAAAAATGTTATGGATAAATTAGAGATAAAACAGAATTGGATTCTAATAACTGAAGATTGGTGCGGGGATTCAGCTCAAAATGTACCTTATATTGCAAAAATTGCAGAGTACTCGCCAAAAATTGAATTAAGAATTGTATCTCGTGATCAAAATTTGGATTTAATGGATAAATATCTAACGAATGGGGCGAGATCCATTCCAAAGTTGATCGCTTTCGATGATCAGGGGAATGAATTATTTCAATGGGGTGCACGACCAATAGAAGCACAGGCATTAGTAACACAACTAAAAAATGAAGGCAAAACCAAATCAGAATTTCTTGAGGCTTTACACCTCTGGTATGGAAAAAATAGAGGTAAAAATTTAGAATCTGAATTTCATGAAATTCTTCAAAAATTAATTTAG